The Metabacillus schmidteae genome has a segment encoding these proteins:
- the fliY gene encoding flagellar motor switch phosphatase FliY produces the protein MVSNDMLSQDEIDALLKGASIDEEENPVETDGGIRLKNEDYFDAMEEDAIGEIGNISFGSSATALSTLLQQKVEITTPSVSIIHKNNLGDQFQHPYVAIEVNYTEGFSGSNLLVIKQSDAAIIADLMIGGDGTNPDEMLGEIQVSAVQEAMNQMMGSAATSMSTIFNKKVDISPPRVELLDANETEDTNTIPNEDLLVQVSFRLKIGTLIDSNIMQLLPLYFAKDLIDQLINPKQEAATVEVINEVSEPQAVTPDMTHLYQPDIQQNNSYGQPVYEQPLPQQQASFNNHQQHQQMGQPMYGSVPHQHTQQKQQPSVNVKPAEFASFEPVSYQQQEIQNLDMLLDIPLKVTVELGRTKRSVKEILELSSGSIIELDKLAGEHVDILVNNKIVAKGEVVVIDENFGVRVTDIISQSERLSKLK, from the coding sequence ATGGTGAGTAATGATATGTTATCGCAGGATGAAATCGATGCGCTATTAAAAGGGGCAAGTATTGATGAAGAAGAAAATCCTGTGGAGACAGATGGAGGAATACGTTTAAAGAATGAAGATTACTTTGATGCGATGGAAGAGGACGCAATTGGTGAAATAGGAAATATATCATTTGGAAGCTCTGCAACAGCTTTATCAACTCTTTTACAACAAAAAGTTGAAATCACAACACCAAGTGTATCAATTATTCACAAGAACAATTTAGGTGATCAATTTCAACATCCTTATGTTGCAATTGAAGTGAATTATACAGAAGGATTTTCAGGAAGTAACCTGCTGGTTATTAAACAAAGTGATGCGGCTATCATTGCAGATTTAATGATTGGTGGAGATGGAACAAACCCTGATGAAATGTTAGGAGAAATTCAAGTTAGTGCAGTACAGGAAGCGATGAACCAGATGATGGGTTCTGCAGCTACGTCTATGTCAACAATTTTTAATAAAAAAGTAGATATCTCACCACCGCGCGTTGAACTTCTCGATGCAAATGAAACAGAGGATACAAATACAATACCTAATGAAGATTTGTTAGTTCAAGTATCATTCAGGTTGAAAATTGGAACATTAATTGATTCAAATATCATGCAATTATTGCCTTTATATTTTGCGAAAGATCTTATAGATCAATTAATTAATCCTAAGCAAGAGGCTGCTACTGTCGAAGTAATAAATGAGGTTTCCGAACCACAAGCAGTAACACCTGATATGACACACCTGTACCAACCTGATATTCAACAAAATAATTCGTATGGTCAGCCTGTATATGAGCAACCATTACCGCAACAACAGGCTAGTTTTAATAATCACCAACAGCACCAGCAAATGGGACAACCTATGTACGGATCTGTTCCTCATCAGCATACTCAACAAAAACAGCAGCCTTCAGTTAATGTAAAACCTGCTGAGTTTGCTTCGTTTGAGCCAGTTTCTTATCAACAGCAAGAAATTCAAAACTTAGATATGTTGTTGGATATTCCGTTAAAGGTAACGGTGGAATTAGGTAGAACAAAACGTTCAGTAAAAGAAATCCTTGAATTATCTTCAGGTTCCATAATTGAATTAGATAAACTCGCTGGTGAACATGTAGATATACTAGTTAACAATAAAATTGTTGCAAAAGGTGAAGTTGTCGTTATCGATGAGAACTTTGGTGTTCGTGTAACAGACATTATTAGTCAATCAGAGAGATTAAGTAAATTAAAATAA
- a CDS encoding response regulator, with amino-acid sequence MAHKIMIVDDAAFMRMMIKDILTKNGYEVVAEAADGAQAVEKYKEHQPDLVTMDITMPEMDGIAALKEIKKINSNAKVIMCSAMGQQAMVIDAIQAGAKDFIVKPFQADRVLEAIGKTLS; translated from the coding sequence ATGGCACACAAAATTATGATTGTTGACGATGCAGCATTTATGAGAATGATGATTAAAGATATTTTAACAAAAAATGGGTATGAAGTAGTTGCTGAAGCAGCTGACGGTGCACAAGCTGTAGAAAAATATAAAGAACATCAACCAGATTTAGTAACAATGGATATAACAATGCCGGAAATGGATGGAATTGCAGCACTTAAAGAAATTAAAAAAATTAATAGCAATGCTAAAGTTATCATGTGCTCGGCAATGGGACAACAAGCAATGGTTATTGATGCAATTCAAGCAGGTGCGAAGGATTTTATCGTGAAACCTTTCCAGGCTGATCGTGTTTTAGAGGCTATTGGAAAAACATTAAGTTAA
- the fliO gene encoding flagellar biosynthetic protein FliO, producing MLHRNCLIMMVIAFILISPHVTSIVHAENSQNESVYENLNKQQEDNNQNKLNENPASEDQVQQNEDPQIQGDALSITAWDFIKMLFALGFIIFLIYVLLKFVTKKNRVFQQGQAIVNLGGTNLGQNKSVQIVKVGKRVLVVGVGESITLLKEIDDEQESKGIIEDFEKKQELVIDSKDIFQKLTSAIVQQTKGKKINSNSPVFSTKLNEQLQKIKEDRTRQLEDIKRKGIKENE from the coding sequence TTGCTTCATAGAAACTGCCTCATAATGATGGTAATAGCTTTTATCTTAATTTCTCCGCATGTTACATCTATTGTTCATGCGGAGAACTCACAAAATGAAAGTGTTTATGAAAACTTAAACAAGCAACAGGAAGATAATAATCAAAATAAATTAAATGAAAACCCTGCAAGTGAAGATCAAGTACAACAAAATGAAGATCCCCAAATACAGGGAGATGCTCTTTCTATTACAGCTTGGGATTTTATCAAAATGCTCTTTGCTCTAGGTTTTATTATCTTTCTCATTTATGTCCTTTTGAAGTTTGTTACGAAGAAAAACCGTGTATTCCAGCAAGGACAAGCTATTGTGAATTTGGGTGGGACCAATTTAGGACAAAATAAATCAGTTCAAATTGTTAAAGTTGGAAAACGTGTGCTGGTTGTTGGAGTTGGCGAGTCGATTACCTTATTAAAAGAGATTGACGATGAACAAGAAAGCAAGGGTATAATTGAAGACTTTGAGAAAAAGCAAGAATTGGTTATTGATTCAAAAGATATATTTCAAAAATTAACTTCCGCAATTGTTCAGCAAACAAAAGGGAAGAAAATCAATTCAAATTCTCCTGTTTTTTCAACAAAGCTAAATGAACAATTACAGAAAATAAAGGAAGATCGGACTAGACAACTTGAGGATATTAAAAGAAAGGGTATAAAAGAGAATGAATGA
- the fliP gene encoding flagellar type III secretion system pore protein FliP (The bacterial flagellar biogenesis protein FliP forms a type III secretion system (T3SS)-type pore required for flagellar assembly.) has translation MNEFMEFFNNSNPEDVSTSVKLLLLLTVLSIAPSILILMTCFTRIIIVLSFVRTSLATQSMPPNQVLIGIAMFLTFFIMAPTFSQVNEQALTPLFNEEIGLEEAYEKAAIPFKEFMSKHTRQKDLALFLNYAGIENPKSIEDIPLTALVPAFAISEIKTAFQIGFMIFIPFLVIDMVVASILMSMGMMMLPPVMISLPFKILLFVLVDGWYLIVKSLLQSF, from the coding sequence ATGAATGAGTTTATGGAGTTTTTTAATAATAGCAATCCTGAAGATGTTAGTACATCTGTAAAGCTTCTATTATTATTAACGGTATTATCTATTGCACCCAGTATTTTAATATTGATGACTTGTTTTACAAGGATTATTATCGTATTGTCGTTTGTCCGTACTTCACTTGCAACACAATCAATGCCACCGAATCAAGTTCTGATTGGAATTGCTATGTTTCTCACATTTTTCATAATGGCACCTACATTTTCTCAAGTAAACGAGCAGGCGTTAACGCCTCTTTTTAATGAGGAAATAGGTTTAGAAGAAGCATATGAAAAAGCGGCAATTCCTTTTAAAGAGTTTATGAGCAAGCATACAAGGCAAAAAGATTTAGCTTTATTTTTGAATTATGCTGGAATTGAAAACCCAAAGTCTATTGAAGACATACCATTAACTGCTCTCGTTCCTGCCTTCGCAATAAGTGAAATAAAAACAGCTTTTCAAATAGGCTTTATGATTTTTATTCCTTTTTTAGTTATCGATATGGTAGTTGCAAGTATTTTAATGTCCATGGGAATGATGATGTTACCACCAGTTATGATTTCTTTACCTTTTAAAATCCTGCTGTTTGTATTAGTAGATGGTTGGTATTTAATTGTAAAGTCATTGTTACAAAGTTTTTAG
- the fliQ gene encoding flagellar biosynthesis protein FliQ, with protein MSSEFVISLAEKAVYTVLIICGPLLLVALVIGLIVSIFQATTQIQEQTLAFIPKIVAVLVGLIFFGPWMLSTLISYAQDIFGNLNRFVG; from the coding sequence ATGAGCTCCGAGTTTGTTATTTCACTAGCTGAAAAAGCTGTATATACTGTATTGATCATCTGTGGACCTCTTCTGCTAGTAGCATTGGTTATTGGATTAATCGTAAGTATTTTCCAAGCAACAACACAAATTCAAGAACAAACACTGGCATTTATTCCGAAAATTGTTGCAGTATTAGTTGGATTGATCTTTTTTGGTCCGTGGATGTTATCTACGCTTATATCATATGCACAAGATATTTTTGGTAATTTAAATAGGTTTGTAGGATAA
- the fliR gene encoding flagellar biosynthetic protein FliR, with protein sequence MATLLENYPAFLLIFMRVTAFFVTLPFFSYRTIPNTHKIGFSFFLAWIMFFSINPPAIEVDGQYFMLIIKEVLLGLAIGFSAYFILSAIQIAGSFIDFQMGFAIANVIDPQTGAQSPLVGQFLYTLALLLLITTDAHHLLLDGVYYSYQFVPINQPFLPMGNENIIEFIITSFNSMFIIAFQMSIPVVGSLFLVDIALGIVARTVPQLNIFVVGLPLKIIVSFIMLILTMSALFLLMSQLFETMTYTMRGLMELFGGGGNQPT encoded by the coding sequence ATGGCAACTTTACTTGAAAATTATCCTGCATTTCTACTAATTTTTATGAGGGTAACGGCCTTTTTTGTAACATTGCCATTTTTCTCTTACAGAACCATTCCTAATACACATAAAATTGGGTTTTCCTTCTTTTTAGCATGGATTATGTTTTTTTCTATAAATCCGCCGGCTATTGAAGTAGATGGGCAGTATTTCATGCTGATTATAAAAGAAGTATTACTTGGCCTAGCTATTGGGTTTTCGGCTTATTTTATCCTTTCTGCTATTCAAATTGCTGGTAGTTTTATTGATTTTCAAATGGGATTTGCAATTGCAAATGTTATTGATCCTCAAACAGGCGCACAAAGTCCTCTTGTCGGTCAATTCTTGTATACACTTGCATTATTGTTACTTATTACTACCGACGCGCATCATCTCCTATTAGATGGTGTTTATTATAGCTATCAATTCGTGCCAATTAATCAACCTTTCCTTCCGATGGGAAATGAAAATATTATTGAATTTATTATCACATCGTTTAATTCAATGTTTATCATAGCTTTTCAAATGTCTATTCCAGTAGTAGGCTCACTTTTCTTAGTTGATATAGCTTTAGGAATTGTAGCAAGAACCGTTCCCCAATTAAACATTTTCGTCGTTGGGTTACCGTTGAAGATTATTGTTAGCTTTATCATGCTCATTCTAACAATGAGTGCATTATTTTTGTTAATGTCACAATTATTTGAAACGATGACGTATACAATGCGTGGTCTGATGGAGTTGTTCGGAGGTGGAGGCAATCAACCTACTTAA
- the flhB gene encoding flagellar biosynthesis protein FlhB: MNLLKLDLQFFSGEKTEKATPRKKQDARKKGQVAKSADVNTALSLLMVFLSFLFIGAFMRDHILLMMRGFFQDYLLLDVTTQNVHDVFLTLAYQATIILAPVMGIALVAGVLANYLQVGFLFSTEAIQMKLNKLDPIQGFKRIYSMRAIVELIKSLLKISFVGAVTFSVLWLELDNVLRLSYMTVEQSLQFIGSLTVKMGLFASIALLLLALLDYLYQKFDYEKNLRMSKQDIKDEYKKSEGDPLIKSKIKQRQREMAMRRMMQDVPTADVVITNPTHYAIALKYDESKMDAPYVVAMGVDMVAQKIKEIAKENDVMMVENRPLARALYAQVDIGQAIPDEFFQAVAEIIAYVYQTKSIS, from the coding sequence ATCAACCTACTTAAATTAGATTTGCAGTTTTTTTCTGGTGAAAAGACTGAGAAAGCTACTCCACGAAAAAAACAAGATGCAAGGAAAAAAGGTCAGGTAGCTAAAAGTGCTGATGTAAATACGGCGCTTTCCCTTCTAATGGTTTTTTTATCGTTTTTATTCATTGGCGCTTTCATGAGAGATCATATTCTTCTTATGATGAGAGGATTTTTTCAGGATTATTTATTACTTGATGTAACAACTCAAAATGTCCATGACGTCTTTTTAACATTAGCTTATCAAGCAACCATTATTTTAGCACCAGTTATGGGTATTGCTTTAGTTGCCGGGGTTTTGGCAAATTATTTACAAGTAGGCTTTTTATTCTCTACAGAAGCTATTCAAATGAAGTTGAATAAGTTAGATCCAATCCAAGGCTTTAAACGAATCTATTCAATGCGTGCAATTGTTGAGTTAATTAAATCGTTATTAAAAATATCCTTTGTTGGAGCTGTTACATTTTCTGTCTTATGGCTTGAACTTGATAATGTTTTGAGATTGTCATATATGACTGTTGAACAGTCACTTCAATTTATTGGGTCTTTAACGGTTAAGATGGGGCTGTTTGCATCAATTGCTCTATTACTATTAGCACTATTAGATTATTTGTATCAAAAATTTGACTATGAAAAAAACCTTAGAATGTCTAAACAAGACATTAAAGATGAATATAAAAAATCTGAAGGTGACCCACTAATCAAATCGAAAATAAAGCAAAGGCAACGTGAAATGGCGATGAGAAGAATGATGCAGGATGTTCCTACTGCCGATGTTGTCATCACTAACCCAACACACTATGCTATTGCGTTAAAATATGATGAATCGAAAATGGATGCTCCTTATGTTGTCGCCATGGGAGTAGATATGGTTGCACAAAAAATAAAAGAAATCGCAAAAGAAAATGACGTCATGATGGTAGAAAATCGTCCTTTAGCAAGAGCTTTGTATGCACAGGTAGATATTGGACAGGCAATTCCTGATGAGTTTTTTCAGGCGGTTGCAGAGATTATTGCGTATGTGTATCAGACAAAATCTATTTCATAA
- the flhA gene encoding flagellar biosynthesis protein FlhA, translating into MSGKDLSVLLSVILIVAMLIIPFPGWLLSFLIIINISLALLVILTSMNMNEPLQFSIFPSLILLLTLFRLGLNVSTTRAILAEGDAGKVVETFGTFVTGGNVLVGFVVFIILIVIQFVVITKGSERVSEVAARFTLDAMPGKQMSIDADLNAGMISEQQARERRDKIANEADFYGAMDGASKFVKGDAIAGIIMVLINMLFGIIIGMMQLGMPINEAASHFTMLTVGDGIVSQIPALLISTATGIVVTRAASEGNLGTDITKQLFAYPKMLYVAAGTIFLLGIFTPIGILLTLPIAALLAVGGYMISKSKEQNIPDEEEIEQEIEMDEMKSPESVVNLLNIDPIEFEFGYGLIPLADTNQGGDLLDRVVMIRRQLAIELGIVIPVVRIRDNIQLQPNEYRLKIKGNELAKGEILLDHYLAMAPGIEDDSIEGIDTIEPSFGLPAKWITEEMKDTAEMYGYTVVDPPSVVSTHITEVIKQHAHELLGRQETKQLIDHLKETYPILVEEVTPTPLGIGEIQKVLAKLLREKVSIRNLPIIFETLADFGKMTSDTELLAEYVRQALAKQITAQYAEQDQTLKVVTLSGKIEKLIADGVQQTEHGNYLSLSPDVSQSIIESIAKEVEMLSIQQQTPIILCSPAVRMYVRQLTDRYFPQVPILSYNELEANVEVQSIGVVNVE; encoded by the coding sequence ATGTCCGGAAAAGACTTATCGGTATTACTTAGTGTTATTTTAATTGTGGCAATGTTGATCATTCCGTTCCCGGGCTGGTTGTTAAGCTTTTTAATTATAATAAATATTTCTCTTGCACTATTAGTAATTCTTACGTCAATGAATATGAATGAGCCGCTGCAATTTTCAATTTTCCCGTCATTAATTCTTCTATTAACTCTGTTTCGCTTAGGTCTAAACGTGTCAACGACAAGAGCGATTTTAGCAGAAGGTGATGCAGGTAAAGTAGTTGAAACCTTTGGTACGTTTGTTACTGGAGGAAATGTTTTAGTAGGGTTTGTTGTTTTTATTATTTTAATTGTTATTCAGTTTGTTGTTATTACAAAAGGTTCTGAGCGTGTATCAGAAGTAGCTGCCCGTTTTACACTAGATGCGATGCCCGGTAAACAAATGAGTATCGATGCTGACTTAAATGCAGGCATGATTTCGGAGCAACAAGCTCGTGAAAGACGAGACAAAATTGCCAATGAAGCTGATTTCTATGGGGCAATGGATGGTGCCAGCAAATTCGTTAAAGGTGATGCAATTGCTGGTATTATCATGGTATTGATCAATATGTTATTTGGTATCATTATTGGTATGATGCAGCTTGGAATGCCTATAAATGAGGCTGCCTCCCATTTCACAATGCTAACAGTTGGTGATGGTATTGTTAGCCAAATACCAGCATTATTAATTTCAACTGCCACAGGTATAGTGGTAACCCGTGCAGCATCAGAAGGTAACTTAGGTACAGATATAACAAAACAACTTTTTGCTTACCCTAAAATGCTTTATGTAGCAGCAGGAACGATTTTTTTATTAGGTATTTTTACACCGATTGGTATTTTATTAACTCTCCCAATTGCGGCTTTACTTGCTGTTGGTGGTTATATGATCTCAAAATCTAAAGAGCAAAACATTCCTGATGAAGAAGAAATCGAACAAGAAATTGAAATGGATGAAATGAAGAGTCCAGAAAGTGTAGTCAATCTCCTCAATATTGATCCGATTGAATTCGAGTTTGGATACGGTTTAATTCCCCTTGCTGATACGAATCAGGGTGGAGATCTCCTTGATCGAGTGGTTATGATTCGAAGGCAGTTAGCAATTGAACTTGGTATCGTTATTCCTGTTGTACGAATAAGAGATAATATACAGTTACAACCTAATGAATATCGTCTAAAAATCAAGGGAAATGAATTGGCTAAAGGTGAAATTCTACTTGATCACTATTTAGCTATGGCTCCTGGCATTGAAGATGATTCAATTGAAGGAATCGATACGATTGAGCCTTCCTTTGGCTTACCTGCAAAATGGATAACAGAGGAAATGAAAGACACAGCTGAGATGTATGGGTACACAGTAGTTGATCCTCCGTCCGTTGTTTCTACACATATAACAGAAGTCATAAAACAACATGCACATGAATTATTAGGCAGACAAGAAACTAAACAATTAATCGATCATTTAAAAGAAACGTATCCTATTTTAGTAGAAGAAGTGACTCCAACTCCACTTGGTATTGGTGAAATTCAAAAAGTTCTTGCTAAATTATTACGTGAGAAAGTTTCAATAAGAAATCTGCCGATTATTTTTGAAACATTGGCCGATTTTGGAAAGATGACTTCAGATACAGAATTGCTGGCGGAATATGTAAGGCAAGCTTTAGCCAAGCAAATTACCGCACAGTATGCTGAACAAGATCAGACCTTAAAAGTTGTAACTTTATCAGGAAAAATAGAAAAGCTAATTGCAGATGGTGTACAACAAACTGAACATGGCAATTACTTATCATTAAGTCCAGATGTTTCACAATCGATCATTGAATCGATTGCAAAGGAAGTTGAAATGTTATCAATCCAACAGCAAACACCGATCATATTATGTTCCCCTGCAGTGAGAATGTATGTAAGGCAATTAACCGATCGATATTTTCCTCAGGTTCCTATTTTGTCTTACAATGAGCTGGAGGCAAATGTTGAAGTACAGAGTATTGGGGTTGTGAATGTAGAATGA
- the flhF gene encoding flagellar biosynthesis protein FlhF, with protein MKVKKYVAPSMQEAMKKIRSEMGNDVVILNSKVVQTGGFLGLFTKKNIEVIAAIDPDVPANESKAVKPLSRETAKHTVQNSSNYLEHQGQLSTVENVNQKPVLEEITELKNMIKALSTNERSDVYPPPLKDIYEKMIKQEISPTFIGQVMAELLDTWYEHKGEISHTDLYKKQNRFFALQLEGFDFGGISYKRKYINVIGPTGVGKTTTLAKLAAECVLQEKKKVAFITTDTYRIAAIDQLKTYAKILDVPIEVCYTTEDFKQAKQNLAMYDYIFIDTAGRNFLEPKYVSDLQKIISFDDEMETFLVLAATAKPADMLAVYEQFAVIPIHKLIFTKMDETSTRGSLFDVMKKTKKGIAYTTHGQNVPEDIEVATRERIVEQMLR; from the coding sequence ATGAAGGTAAAAAAGTATGTAGCACCATCTATGCAAGAGGCAATGAAAAAGATCCGATCAGAGATGGGAAACGATGTAGTCATTTTAAACTCTAAGGTAGTTCAAACTGGAGGTTTTTTAGGGCTTTTTACCAAAAAGAATATTGAAGTGATCGCTGCAATAGATCCGGACGTTCCCGCAAATGAGTCGAAAGCTGTAAAACCTTTATCTAGAGAAACAGCAAAACACACTGTCCAGAACAGCAGTAACTATTTAGAACATCAAGGTCAACTAAGTACAGTAGAAAATGTTAATCAAAAACCAGTATTAGAGGAAATCACTGAATTAAAAAATATGATCAAGGCTCTTTCTACAAATGAAAGAAGTGACGTGTATCCACCACCATTAAAGGACATTTATGAAAAAATGATTAAACAGGAGATTTCACCTACTTTTATTGGCCAAGTGATGGCAGAGCTTTTAGATACTTGGTATGAACACAAAGGTGAGATCTCGCATACCGATTTATATAAAAAACAGAATAGATTTTTTGCTTTGCAACTGGAAGGTTTTGACTTCGGAGGTATTTCTTATAAGCGGAAATACATTAATGTTATTGGTCCGACAGGAGTAGGGAAAACAACAACTCTTGCTAAACTGGCTGCTGAATGTGTTCTTCAAGAAAAGAAAAAAGTTGCCTTTATTACTACAGACACATATCGAATTGCAGCGATTGATCAATTAAAAACATATGCGAAAATTTTGGATGTTCCCATTGAAGTCTGCTATACGACGGAAGATTTTAAACAAGCAAAGCAAAATCTCGCAATGTATGATTATATATTTATTGATACAGCAGGACGAAATTTTCTAGAACCTAAGTATGTTTCTGATTTGCAGAAGATTATTTCCTTCGATGATGAAATGGAAACTTTTTTAGTTTTAGCTGCTACCGCAAAACCAGCTGATATGCTTGCAGTCTATGAACAATTTGCTGTGATTCCTATTCATAAACTTATCTTCACCAAAATGGACGAAACATCAACAAGAGGATCATTATTCGATGTCATGAAGAAAACAAAAAAAGGCATTGCATATACAACACACGGACAAAATGTTCCGGAAGATATCGAAGTAGCAACAAGAGAACGAATAGTCGAACAGATGTTGAGGTAA
- a CDS encoding MinD/ParA family protein: MAYDQAQRLRERLNSLKTEAKSIAVMSGKGGVGKSNFSLNFSLALQKENKRVLLFDLDIGMGNIDILIGESSPYSIVDFFNQDMLLSEIISSGPNGLDYISGGTGLGVIFSLDEEKFQRFLQQLELLFKLYDYIVFDMGAGISEDSLRFLLSVDEIIVITTPEPTSMTDAYAAIKNVCVNNKSIPFSIVVNRAFNKKVGELTYKRLEQTINQFLHREVSLLGIIPDDSTIMKAVIDQKPFTLFQPSCQASKALVMISKNYLQMKNTIEEVQDEASFISKLKHFFMKGR; encoded by the coding sequence ATGGCATATGATCAAGCACAGCGTCTACGAGAGCGTTTGAACAGCTTAAAAACAGAAGCAAAATCTATTGCTGTTATGAGTGGAAAAGGTGGAGTAGGAAAATCAAACTTCTCACTTAATTTTTCACTGGCACTACAAAAAGAAAATAAACGAGTATTGTTATTTGATTTAGATATTGGTATGGGAAACATCGATATATTAATTGGTGAAAGTTCACCATATTCAATTGTTGACTTTTTCAATCAGGACATGTTGCTTTCTGAAATCATTTCATCCGGTCCAAATGGCCTGGATTATATTTCAGGTGGAACAGGTCTGGGTGTGATTTTTTCTTTGGATGAAGAAAAGTTTCAACGATTTCTTCAACAACTTGAATTACTATTTAAATTATACGATTATATTGTTTTTGATATGGGGGCCGGTATTTCAGAAGACAGTTTGAGATTTTTATTATCTGTTGATGAAATTATTGTGATTACTACACCTGAGCCAACTTCCATGACTGATGCGTATGCTGCAATAAAAAATGTTTGTGTTAATAATAAGTCAATCCCATTTTCTATCGTTGTAAACCGAGCTTTTAATAAGAAAGTTGGCGAATTAACTTATAAAAGATTAGAACAGACGATCAATCAATTTTTACATCGGGAAGTTTCTTTGCTTGGCATAATTCCTGATGATTCTACTATTATGAAGGCTGTGATTGATCAAAAACCGTTTACTCTTTTCCAGCCAAGCTGTCAGGCTAGTAAAGCACTAGTTATGATCTCTAAAAATTATTTGCAAATGAAAAATACCATTGAAGAAGTTCAAGATGAAGCATCTTTTATTTCGAAACTAAAGCATTTCTTCATGAAAGGCAGGTAA
- a CDS encoding protein-glutamate methylesterase/protein-glutamine glutaminase, translating into MEKTSVLVVDDSAFMRKLISDFLSEHERILVVGTARNGSDALKKIEELNPDVVTLDVEMPIMNGLEALKLIMKQCPRPVIMLSSTTKGGAENTILSLQYGAFDFIPKPSGSISLDLYKVKEELKSKVILAKSANLKKVNNRLLQNTTSYSKIDSGVDQKTIFFDKNNQSQSIVCIGTSTGGPRALQHVLTKLPSDLRAPIFIVQHMPPGFTQSLANRLHTISSIVVKEGVDGEVVKNGTAYIAPGGSHMKIVNSGSALMIKIDQSDIRNGHRPSVDVMFESISELKNYRKIAVIMTGMGSDGSEGLKKMKSSGVVKAISESEATSIVYGMPKSAFATNLVDRVANVDEIADAILYFLSTTNK; encoded by the coding sequence ATGGAAAAAACTAGTGTTTTAGTTGTCGATGATTCGGCTTTTATGAGAAAGCTTATATCTGATTTTTTATCTGAACATGAACGAATTCTTGTGGTTGGGACAGCGAGAAATGGGTCGGACGCATTAAAAAAAATTGAAGAGTTGAATCCTGATGTTGTTACTCTTGATGTTGAAATGCCGATTATGAATGGATTAGAAGCATTAAAATTGATTATGAAGCAATGTCCAAGACCGGTGATCATGCTTTCAAGCACGACTAAAGGTGGTGCTGAGAACACCATTTTATCACTTCAGTATGGTGCATTTGATTTTATTCCTAAGCCTTCTGGCTCAATTTCTTTAGACCTATATAAAGTCAAAGAAGAGCTTAAAAGCAAAGTTATTCTTGCGAAATCTGCCAATTTAAAGAAAGTAAACAATCGATTATTACAAAATACAACAAGTTATAGTAAAATAGACTCAGGTGTTGATCAAAAAACTATTTTCTTCGACAAAAACAATCAAAGTCAATCAATTGTTTGTATCGGAACCTCTACAGGAGGACCAAGAGCTTTGCAACATGTTTTAACAAAATTACCATCTGATTTGCGAGCACCTATTTTTATAGTTCAACACATGCCTCCTGGGTTTACACAGTCACTCGCAAATCGGCTTCATACCATCTCTTCAATTGTGGTAAAGGAAGGTGTCGATGGGGAAGTCGTAAAAAATGGAACAGCATATATAGCTCCTGGTGGCTCACATATGAAAATTGTGAATTCTGGATCAGCATTAATGATTAAAATAGACCAATCTGACATTAGAAATGGACATCGTCCATCGGTTGATGTGATGTTTGAGTCAATAAGTGAACTAAAGAATTATCGGAAAATTGCAGTCATTATGACAGGAATGGGCTCTGATGGCTCAGAAGGGCTAAAAAAGATGAAATCTAGCGGGGTTGTTAAAGCTATTTCTGAATCAGAAGCCACTTCTATTGTTTACGGAATGCCTAAATCAGCTTTTGCAACGAATTTAGTTGATAGAGTTGCTAATGTGGATGAAATTGCTGACGCTATTTTATATTTTCTTTCCACTACTAATAAATAA